A stretch of Myxococcus hansupus DNA encodes these proteins:
- a CDS encoding M16 family metallopeptidase, protein MPKASPSKAPTRVADPALESLFDVHEATLPNGLQVRLLANHQAPVVSLYTVFQVGSRNERPGITGISHLFEHMMFNGAKKYGPKMFDKTLESSGGRSNAYTSNDLTVYYDDFSADALETVLDLESDRMRSLRISQETLTSEREVVKEERRVRVDNDITGIMDEELGTLVYKAHPYRWPVIGWMADIEAIRREDCQEYFRTYYAPNNAVLYIVGDIDPKKTLALVRKYYGNIPRGPAPASVLNSEPDQKGERRAEVRHPAQSPALMLGYRGPSARDEDTFVLDVIQYVLTKGEGSRLVRSLVYEQKLAVSLMLDWSWRIDPGTILFYLALKPDSDPKKVEAALYAELEKIAREGITDRELQKAQNNLRSDHMRELATNNGRAHALGHYEALLGDWRRVLTLPAAYASITNDRVKAVAAKYFAPEARSVVTLVPTSTEA, encoded by the coding sequence ATGCCCAAGGCTTCCCCGAGCAAAGCACCCACTCGCGTGGCGGACCCCGCCCTCGAGTCCCTGTTCGACGTCCACGAGGCAACCCTTCCCAACGGCCTCCAGGTGCGGCTCCTGGCCAATCACCAGGCCCCCGTTGTCAGCCTCTACACCGTGTTCCAGGTGGGCAGCCGCAATGAGCGGCCCGGCATCACCGGCATCAGCCACCTGTTCGAACACATGATGTTCAACGGGGCGAAGAAGTACGGCCCCAAGATGTTCGACAAGACGCTGGAGTCCAGCGGCGGCCGCTCCAACGCGTACACGTCCAATGACTTGACGGTGTACTACGACGACTTCTCCGCCGACGCGCTGGAGACGGTGCTCGACCTGGAGTCGGACCGGATGCGCTCGCTGCGCATCTCCCAGGAGACGCTCACCAGCGAGCGCGAGGTGGTGAAGGAAGAGCGCCGCGTCCGCGTGGACAACGACATCACCGGCATCATGGACGAGGAGCTGGGCACGCTCGTCTACAAGGCGCATCCGTACCGCTGGCCCGTCATCGGCTGGATGGCGGACATCGAGGCCATCCGCCGCGAGGACTGCCAGGAGTACTTTCGCACCTACTACGCGCCCAACAACGCGGTGCTCTACATCGTCGGGGACATCGACCCGAAGAAGACGCTGGCGCTGGTGCGCAAGTACTACGGGAACATCCCTCGCGGCCCCGCGCCGGCGTCGGTGCTCAACTCGGAGCCGGACCAGAAGGGCGAGCGCCGCGCCGAGGTCCGTCACCCCGCGCAGTCGCCCGCGTTGATGCTGGGCTACCGCGGCCCCTCGGCCCGGGACGAGGACACCTTCGTGCTCGACGTCATCCAGTACGTCCTGACGAAGGGCGAGGGGAGCCGGCTGGTCCGCTCCCTGGTGTACGAGCAGAAGCTGGCGGTGTCGCTGATGCTCGACTGGAGCTGGCGCATCGACCCGGGCACCATCCTCTTCTACCTGGCGCTGAAGCCGGACTCCGACCCGAAGAAGGTGGAGGCCGCCCTGTACGCCGAGCTGGAGAAGATCGCGCGCGAGGGCATCACCGACCGGGAGCTGCAGAAGGCCCAGAACAACCTGCGCTCGGACCACATGCGGGAGCTGGCGACCAACAACGGCCGGGCCCATGCCCTGGGGCACTACGAGGCGCTGCTCGGTGACTGGCGCCGCGTGCTCACGCTCCCCGCCGCTTACGCGTCCATCACGAATGACCGGGTGAAGGCCGTGGCCGCGAAGTACTTCGCGCCCGAGGCCCGCTCCGTGGTGACCCTGGTCCCCACGTCCACCGAAGCCTGA
- a CDS encoding M16 family metallopeptidase: MASRKSSSSKAAVRRVTSALKAATAPKAAPSRKSKSSREAPPKRGEARANASALTLPTLHESTTSSGLKVIAAERGPLPLVSVRLVIRAGSATDPEGKHGLADFTARLLRRGTRRLNAQAIDEAVEFVGASLSVGVSEDTLSLSLTTPAEHFVQMLGVMGQLVREPTFPESEVADARERELAHFANDLDDPSIIADRAMVRALWGDHPYGHDVGGSSKSVRTFTRDDVVGFHEARIGPKVAMLVVVGAMPPNRVVAAAEEAFSGWTGGPDAPMDIPAPKGIAQGGRVLIVDKPDQTQSQVRLGGPGMRMGHADYFPATAMNIALGGGFTSRLMNEIRVNRGLTYGVSSWFDSMNAGGVFALSTFTKTESTREIIDVALAEIAGVREKGLKPRELADAQSYLAGLYPLRTETNESIAGSIAEARLHGLGDDWVEKFRDRLRAVTPKEVLAAAKQYCFAQPPAVVVLGKADVVKKQLKGLGPITVVPASEYE, translated from the coding sequence ATGGCATCTCGTAAGAGTTCGTCCTCGAAAGCCGCCGTCCGTCGCGTGACGTCCGCGCTCAAAGCCGCGACGGCCCCCAAGGCCGCTCCCTCGCGCAAGTCCAAGTCGTCCCGCGAGGCCCCGCCGAAGCGTGGGGAGGCTCGCGCCAATGCGAGCGCGCTGACGCTTCCCACGCTGCATGAGAGCACCACGTCCAGCGGCTTGAAGGTCATCGCCGCCGAGCGTGGCCCGCTGCCCCTGGTGTCCGTGCGGTTGGTGATTCGCGCGGGCAGCGCCACCGACCCCGAAGGCAAGCACGGCCTGGCGGACTTCACCGCCCGCCTGCTGCGCCGGGGGACGCGCCGGTTGAACGCGCAGGCCATCGACGAGGCCGTCGAGTTCGTCGGCGCCAGCCTGAGCGTGGGCGTGAGCGAGGACACGCTGTCCCTGTCCCTGACCACGCCGGCCGAGCACTTCGTGCAGATGCTCGGCGTGATGGGGCAGTTGGTGCGCGAGCCGACGTTCCCCGAGTCCGAGGTGGCCGACGCCCGCGAGCGCGAGCTGGCGCACTTCGCCAATGATTTGGACGACCCGTCCATCATCGCCGACCGGGCCATGGTCCGCGCGCTCTGGGGAGACCATCCCTACGGGCACGACGTGGGCGGCTCGTCGAAGTCCGTGCGCACGTTCACCCGGGATGACGTGGTCGGCTTCCACGAGGCGCGCATCGGGCCCAAGGTGGCCATGCTGGTGGTCGTGGGCGCCATGCCCCCGAACCGCGTGGTGGCCGCCGCGGAAGAGGCGTTCTCGGGTTGGACGGGCGGCCCGGACGCGCCGATGGACATCCCCGCGCCGAAGGGCATTGCCCAGGGCGGCCGGGTGCTCATCGTGGACAAGCCGGACCAGACGCAGTCCCAGGTGCGCCTGGGCGGCCCTGGGATGCGCATGGGGCACGCGGACTACTTCCCGGCCACGGCGATGAACATCGCGCTGGGCGGCGGCTTCACGTCGCGGTTGATGAACGAGATTCGCGTCAACCGCGGCCTCACGTACGGCGTCAGCTCGTGGTTCGACTCGATGAACGCGGGCGGCGTGTTCGCGCTGTCCACGTTCACCAAGACGGAGTCCACGCGGGAGATCATCGACGTAGCGCTGGCGGAGATCGCTGGCGTTCGCGAGAAGGGGCTCAAGCCGCGCGAGCTGGCGGACGCCCAGTCGTACCTCGCGGGCCTCTATCCGCTGCGCACGGAGACGAACGAGTCCATCGCCGGGAGCATCGCCGAGGCCCGTCTGCACGGGTTGGGCGATGACTGGGTGGAGAAGTTCCGGGACCGGCTGCGCGCGGTGACGCCGAAGGAAGTGCTCGCGGCGGCGAAGCAGTACTGCTTCGCGCAGCCGCCGGCGGTGGTGGTGCTGGGCAAGGCCGACGTGGTGAAGAAGCAGCTCAAGGGCCTGGGCCCCATCACCGTGGTGCCGGCGTCGGAGTACGAGTGA
- a CDS encoding response regulator, with the protein MEPTRIFVVEDQPQLLKNLLKVLATFPELVVIGSSQEGEAAVEDIVELRPQLVLLDLELPGINGIQVTQRVKRRAPEVEILILTSFDDETKVYEAIQAGASGYLVKRVGPEKIRSGIQEVMEGGTVLEPIIARRFWNYFQSVQAKSAEEAKKPENPWALTPLEFEVLRYVAKGLSNAEVGHVMTLERRTVRTHLSHIYRKMGVNSHVEAVVMALRAGVVDL; encoded by the coding sequence GTGGAACCGACCCGCATCTTCGTCGTCGAGGATCAACCCCAGCTCCTCAAGAACCTGCTGAAGGTCCTGGCCACCTTTCCCGAGCTGGTCGTCATCGGCAGCTCGCAGGAAGGGGAGGCCGCGGTGGAGGACATCGTCGAGCTCCGCCCGCAGCTCGTCCTGCTCGACCTGGAGCTGCCCGGCATCAACGGCATCCAGGTGACCCAGCGGGTGAAGCGCCGGGCCCCGGAGGTGGAGATCCTCATCCTCACGTCCTTCGACGACGAAACGAAGGTGTACGAGGCCATCCAGGCCGGCGCGTCCGGCTACCTGGTGAAGCGGGTGGGGCCGGAGAAGATCCGCTCCGGCATCCAGGAGGTGATGGAAGGGGGCACCGTGCTGGAGCCCATCATCGCCCGGCGCTTCTGGAACTACTTCCAGTCCGTCCAAGCGAAGTCCGCCGAGGAGGCCAAGAAGCCGGAGAACCCCTGGGCGCTCACGCCCCTGGAGTTCGAGGTCCTCCGCTACGTCGCCAAGGGCCTGTCCAACGCCGAGGTGGGCCACGTGATGACGCTGGAGCGCCGGACGGTGCGCACGCACCTGTCGCATATCTACCGGAAGATGGGCGTCAACTCGCATGTGGAAGCCGTGGTGATGGCCTTGCGTGCGGGTGTCGTGGATCTATAG
- a CDS encoding serine/threonine-protein kinase, whose amino-acid sequence MSATYRLTGKLEGGELAELYQGIEVPGVPVVVKLFHPRTSDPAYAHDLADTARLLQPVRHPGILHVLDLGVIRQRLAVVREDLDGFTLGTALQRLHSKDVVLPPMVGLYIVIQLLEAIHLAHEAGVVHGAITPGNVLLSRDGLPAVCDFGALRALMAVPQLRKSFGHRGRGTYRAPEVSRGEPHSEQSDVYSLGAIAYELLTQREPVVSSSGGVSTRRSESLPPPSRVDRRINARLDPIILRALEPTPQRRFRSSGEFASSLRNHLSANGGMPTPDDVRRFVSELFPNEMSIVSGGAPPFKESFSLEPISGAEMDDLRAEELEKSVVQRAPYSRALTEDEASAETQEASEPMFEAYRPQDYEPDVASLATRVKAPVKSGEPVPMEAEETAPSPAGPLEQGWEAPPGAAPPKPRRQQGAQGGGSGHTRIGRNPRLKMVEDFSTPEPTEDDEASVSVSAPGKRPMRPRRPQAEARGPKTLPDSLPAAMLPAAARECDDIAMPPSDPSLPRPSEVQRRLNSAERRLFIAEHRYGRKVAIAALIAGVGLITFLAAAWKFRSDDAEAPAPEVPEAPVAEAPVGPPPAVPILPPPSTRPSSPAAAPAPRAPVEDDAPEPKLPPKSQRAFVTITTNVPAHVYIDGARVHRRTPLTRYPIKAGTRHIKLVSVATGEPMELDLRLKRGQHQKVLVDTFTSPRR is encoded by the coding sequence ATGAGCGCCACCTACCGGCTGACGGGGAAACTCGAAGGAGGGGAGCTGGCCGAGCTGTACCAGGGCATCGAGGTGCCCGGGGTGCCCGTGGTGGTGAAGCTGTTCCATCCCCGGACGTCGGACCCGGCCTATGCCCACGACCTCGCGGACACGGCCCGACTGCTCCAGCCCGTGCGCCATCCGGGCATCCTCCACGTGCTGGACCTGGGCGTCATCCGTCAGCGCCTGGCCGTCGTGCGCGAGGACCTGGACGGCTTCACGTTGGGCACGGCGCTCCAGCGGCTGCACTCCAAGGACGTGGTGCTGCCACCCATGGTGGGGCTCTACATCGTCATCCAGCTCCTGGAGGCCATCCACCTGGCCCACGAGGCGGGTGTGGTGCACGGCGCCATCACCCCGGGCAACGTGCTGCTGTCGCGCGATGGGCTCCCCGCTGTCTGTGACTTCGGCGCGCTGCGCGCTCTGATGGCCGTGCCGCAGTTGCGCAAGTCCTTCGGTCACCGGGGCCGCGGCACCTACCGCGCCCCGGAGGTCTCCCGCGGCGAGCCTCACTCCGAACAGTCGGACGTGTACTCGCTGGGCGCCATCGCCTACGAGCTGCTCACCCAGCGCGAACCGGTGGTGTCGAGCAGCGGTGGCGTGTCCACGCGGCGCAGCGAGTCGCTTCCGCCGCCCAGCCGGGTGGACCGCCGCATCAACGCGCGGCTGGACCCCATCATCCTCCGCGCGCTCGAGCCCACGCCCCAGCGCCGCTTCCGCTCCAGCGGAGAGTTCGCGTCGTCGCTGCGCAACCACCTCTCCGCCAACGGGGGCATGCCCACCCCGGACGATGTGCGCCGCTTCGTGAGCGAGCTGTTCCCCAACGAGATGAGCATCGTCAGCGGGGGCGCGCCGCCATTCAAGGAGTCCTTCAGCCTGGAGCCCATCTCCGGCGCGGAGATGGATGACCTGCGCGCCGAGGAGCTGGAGAAGTCCGTGGTCCAGCGCGCGCCGTACAGCCGCGCGCTGACGGAGGACGAGGCCAGCGCGGAGACGCAGGAGGCCTCGGAGCCGATGTTCGAGGCGTACCGGCCGCAGGATTACGAGCCGGACGTGGCCTCCCTGGCGACGCGCGTGAAGGCACCCGTGAAGTCCGGGGAGCCGGTTCCCATGGAAGCGGAGGAGACGGCGCCAAGCCCCGCGGGGCCGCTGGAGCAGGGCTGGGAAGCGCCACCGGGCGCGGCGCCTCCGAAGCCTCGGCGCCAGCAGGGGGCGCAGGGAGGGGGGAGCGGGCACACGCGCATTGGCCGCAACCCTCGATTGAAGATGGTCGAGGACTTCTCCACGCCCGAGCCCACCGAGGATGACGAGGCGTCGGTGTCCGTCTCCGCGCCGGGCAAGCGCCCGATGCGGCCCCGGCGACCCCAGGCGGAGGCCCGGGGTCCGAAGACGCTTCCCGACAGCCTCCCCGCCGCGATGCTGCCCGCCGCGGCCCGTGAGTGCGACGACATCGCGATGCCGCCGTCCGATCCGTCGCTGCCGCGTCCGTCCGAGGTCCAGCGGCGGTTGAACAGCGCGGAGCGCAGGCTGTTCATCGCGGAGCACCGGTACGGACGGAAGGTGGCCATCGCCGCCCTCATCGCGGGGGTGGGGCTCATCACCTTCCTGGCGGCCGCGTGGAAGTTCCGAAGCGACGACGCCGAAGCGCCCGCGCCGGAAGTTCCTGAAGCCCCCGTGGCCGAGGCGCCCGTGGGACCTCCCCCGGCCGTGCCCATCCTCCCGCCGCCCTCGACGCGTCCATCCTCCCCGGCGGCGGCGCCCGCGCCTCGTGCGCCGGTGGAGGACGACGCCCCCGAGCCAAAGCTTCCGCCGAAGTCGCAGCGCGCCTTCGTCACCATCACCACCAACGTGCCGGCCCATGTCTACATCGACGGCGCGCGGGTGCATCGCCGTACGCCCCTCACTCGATACCCCATCAAGGCGGGTACCCGGCACATCAAGCTGGTGTCCGTCGCCACTGGAGAACCCATGGAGCTGGACCTGCGCTTGAAGCGGGGCCAGCACCAGAAGGTCCTGGTGGACACGTTCACGTCTCCGAGGCGGTGA